A stretch of the Bradyrhizobium arachidis genome encodes the following:
- a CDS encoding septum formation initiator family protein, producing the protein MVTRARLKSILTGLALYTIAAAIVGYFGINAYTGKYGLNARQELDQEIIALTSELARLKRERAEGEQRVSLLRADKIDPDMLDERARYQLQYVNPHDLVRMINQN; encoded by the coding sequence ATGGTCACCCGTGCCCGCCTCAAATCGATTCTAACCGGCCTTGCCCTTTACACGATTGCGGCAGCGATCGTCGGCTATTTCGGCATCAACGCCTATACCGGCAAATACGGCCTGAACGCTCGGCAGGAGCTCGACCAGGAGATCATCGCCCTGACCTCCGAGCTGGCGCGGCTAAAGCGGGAGCGGGCCGAGGGCGAGCAGCGGGTGTCGCTGCTGCGCGCGGACAAGATCGACCCCGACATGCTGGACGAGCGGGCGCGCTACCAGCTCCAATATGTCAACCCGCACGATCTGGTTCGGATGATCAACCAGAACTAA
- a CDS encoding NADPH-dependent FMN reductase yields MAHHIVTIVGSLRKESFSLKIANAFAKLAPSSLSLEVVTPAGISFFNQDLEGAPPADWLAFREKLQKSNGVLFVTPEYNRSIPGVLKNAIDVASRPYGKSSFLGKPVGIVSNSPGPLGGVSAAKHLQNILPGIAGPILQQPEVYLNGVGDAFDAAGNLTKDALKTVLQQYIDAFAAHVAKNQG; encoded by the coding sequence ATGGCCCATCACATCGTCACGATCGTCGGCAGCCTGCGCAAGGAAAGCTTTTCGCTGAAGATCGCCAACGCCTTCGCAAAGCTCGCGCCGAGCTCGCTCTCGCTCGAGGTCGTCACGCCTGCGGGCATCTCGTTCTTCAACCAGGACCTCGAGGGCGCACCGCCCGCCGACTGGCTCGCGTTCCGCGAAAAGCTTCAGAAGTCGAACGGCGTGCTGTTCGTCACCCCAGAATACAATCGCTCGATTCCGGGCGTGCTCAAGAACGCCATCGACGTCGCCTCGCGCCCCTACGGCAAGAGCTCATTCCTCGGCAAGCCGGTCGGCATCGTCTCCAACTCGCCGGGACCGCTCGGCGGCGTCAGCGCGGCCAAGCATCTGCAGAACATCCTGCCCGGCATCGCCGGCCCGATCCTGCAGCAGCCGGAGGTCTACCTCAACGGCGTCGGCGACGCCTTCGACGCGGCCGGCAACCTGACCAAGGACGCGCTGAAGACCGTGCTCCAGCAGTACATCGACGCCTTCGCCGCGCATGTGGCGAAGAACCAGGGCTGA
- a CDS encoding MBL fold metallo-hydrolase translates to MIELNRRHMLAGAAALGAAAITRLGTTPASAAVPQSGIQAPGFYRYKVGSFECTSINDGARTFPMPDKFVTNVPKEEALAAGDAAYMPKGMVTVPFNPQLINTGSKLVLIDSGNGAANFEASKGAVGRTLQNLAAAGVDPKSIDVVLLSHLHPDHTNGIRLADGGLAFPNAEIMVPVKDWEFWASEENAAKAPNDMMKNYFANVKKTFAGLESKVTKYEWGKEVAPGITSIATPGHTPGHTSFAVASGDAKVLIQSDVTNIPEFFLRNPDWHVVFDNDPAMAQATRHKFYDMAAAEKATVVGFHFTFPSVGHVEKDGAKYRLIPSLWNPTL, encoded by the coding sequence ATGATCGAACTGAATCGCCGTCACATGCTTGCGGGCGCTGCGGCGCTCGGCGCAGCCGCGATCACGCGGTTGGGAACGACGCCCGCCAGTGCCGCAGTGCCGCAAAGCGGCATTCAGGCGCCGGGCTTCTATCGCTACAAGGTTGGCTCGTTCGAGTGCACCTCGATCAATGACGGCGCACGCACGTTCCCGATGCCCGACAAATTCGTGACCAACGTGCCGAAGGAAGAGGCGCTCGCCGCCGGCGATGCCGCCTACATGCCGAAGGGCATGGTCACCGTGCCGTTCAATCCGCAGCTCATCAACACAGGCAGCAAGCTCGTCCTGATCGACAGCGGCAATGGCGCGGCCAATTTCGAAGCGAGCAAGGGCGCAGTCGGCCGCACGCTTCAGAACCTGGCGGCAGCGGGCGTCGATCCCAAGAGCATCGACGTCGTGCTGCTCTCGCATCTGCATCCCGACCACACCAACGGCATCCGTCTCGCCGACGGCGGCCTTGCCTTCCCGAATGCCGAGATCATGGTGCCGGTGAAGGATTGGGAGTTCTGGGCGAGCGAGGAGAATGCGGCCAAGGCTCCGAACGACATGATGAAGAACTACTTCGCCAACGTGAAGAAGACCTTTGCCGGTCTGGAGTCCAAGGTGACGAAGTACGAATGGGGCAAGGAGGTCGCGCCCGGCATCACCTCGATCGCGACGCCCGGTCATACGCCCGGCCACACGTCCTTTGCGGTGGCATCCGGCGATGCCAAGGTCCTGATCCAGTCTGATGTGACCAACATTCCGGAGTTCTTCCTGCGCAATCCGGACTGGCACGTGGTGTTCGACAACGATCCCGCCATGGCGCAGGCGACCCGCCACAAGTTCTACGATATGGCGGCGGCGGAGAAGGCGACCGTCGTCGGCTTCCACTTCACCTTCCCCTCGGTCGGCCATGTCGAGAAGGACGGCGCCAAATATCGCCTCATCCCCTCGCTCTGGAATCCGACGCTCTGA
- a CDS encoding zinc-binding dehydrogenase, producing the protein MSDGNSGLQLRSLLKNSGELELSLVSVPTPEPADDEVVVRVEATPINPSDLGLLIGPADMSAAQVSGTKDQPVVTAKMPEAAMRMMAARLDQSLPVGNEGAGTVIETGSSDAAKALMGKMVSMIGGAMYTQYRVLKVRDVMELPPGTTAADGASWFVNPLTALGMTETMRRENHKALVHTAAASNLGQMLNKICIKDGIGLVNIVRSKEQADILHKIGAKYVVDSTAASFLDDLTNALVETGATIAFDAIGGGKLASQILTAMEVAANKTAKEYSRYGSNVYKQVYIYGALDTRPTELSRSFGLTWGVGGWLLTPFLQKIGPAEIGRLRQRVASELKTTFASHYTRVVSLPETLDLANIAVYGKRATGEKFLINPNKSS; encoded by the coding sequence ATGAGCGACGGCAACAGCGGACTGCAACTGCGTTCGCTGCTCAAGAATAGCGGCGAACTCGAATTGTCCCTGGTGAGCGTGCCGACGCCGGAGCCGGCCGATGACGAGGTCGTGGTCCGCGTCGAGGCGACGCCGATCAACCCGTCCGACCTCGGGCTCTTGATCGGCCCCGCCGACATGTCGGCCGCGCAGGTGTCCGGCACCAAGGATCAGCCCGTGGTCACCGCAAAGATGCCGGAGGCCGCGATGCGGATGATGGCCGCGCGGCTCGATCAGTCGCTGCCGGTCGGCAACGAAGGCGCCGGCACTGTCATCGAGACCGGATCATCGGACGCCGCAAAAGCGCTGATGGGCAAGATGGTCTCGATGATCGGTGGTGCGATGTACACGCAATACCGCGTCCTCAAGGTCCGCGACGTCATGGAGCTGCCGCCCGGCACGACGGCGGCCGACGGCGCGTCGTGGTTCGTCAATCCGCTGACCGCGCTCGGCATGACCGAGACGATGCGGCGGGAGAACCACAAGGCGCTGGTGCATACCGCGGCGGCTTCGAACCTCGGCCAAATGCTCAACAAGATCTGCATCAAGGACGGCATCGGCCTCGTCAACATCGTGCGCAGCAAGGAGCAGGCCGACATCCTGCACAAGATCGGCGCCAAATACGTCGTCGATTCCACCGCAGCCAGCTTCCTGGACGATCTCACCAATGCGCTGGTGGAGACCGGCGCCACGATCGCCTTCGACGCCATCGGCGGCGGCAAGCTTGCGAGCCAGATCCTCACGGCGATGGAGGTCGCGGCCAACAAGACCGCCAAAGAGTACAGCCGCTACGGCTCGAACGTGTACAAGCAGGTCTACATCTACGGCGCCCTCGACACCCGTCCGACCGAGCTCAGCCGCTCCTTCGGCCTGACCTGGGGCGTCGGCGGCTGGCTGCTCACGCCGTTCCTGCAGAAGATCGGCCCAGCCGAGATCGGCCGGCTGCGCCAGCGCGTGGCCTCCGAGCTCAAGACCACCTTCGCCAGCCACTACACCCGCGTGGTGTCGCTGCCGGAAACGCTCGATCTCGCCAACATCGCCGTGTACGGCAAACGCGCGACCGGCGAAAAATTCCTTATCAACCCAAATAAATCTTCGTGA
- the eno gene encoding phosphopyruvate hydratase gives MTAIVDIIGREILDSRGNPTVEVDVVLEDGSLGRAAVPSGASTGAHEAVELRDGDKARYVGKGVQKAVGAVNGEIFEALSGIDAEHQVQIDQIMIDLDGTPNKSRLGANAILGVSLACAKAAANSLDMPLYRYVGGTSARVLPVPMMNIINGGVHADNPIDFQEFMILPVGAKSFAEGLRCGAEIFHTLKSELKKAGHNTNVGDEGGFAPNLPSADAALEFVMNAINKAGYKAGGDVMIGLDCASTEFFKDGKYVYEGEGKTRSISEQAKYLADLVARYPIVTIEDGMSEDDMDGWKELTDLIGKKCQLVGDDLFVTNVKRLSEGIKAGRANSILIKVNQIGTLTETLAAVEMAHKAGYTSVMSHRSGETEDSTIADLAVATNCGQIKTGSLARSDRTAKYNQLLRIEQQLGKQALYAGKSALKALA, from the coding sequence ATGACCGCCATTGTCGACATCATCGGCCGCGAAATCCTGGACAGCCGTGGCAATCCCACCGTCGAGGTTGACGTCGTGCTGGAGGACGGTTCGCTCGGCCGCGCCGCGGTGCCCTCCGGCGCCTCCACCGGTGCCCATGAGGCGGTGGAGCTGCGCGACGGTGACAAGGCCCGCTATGTCGGCAAGGGCGTTCAAAAGGCGGTCGGCGCCGTCAATGGCGAGATCTTTGAGGCGCTCAGCGGCATCGATGCCGAGCACCAGGTCCAGATCGACCAGATCATGATCGACCTCGACGGCACACCGAACAAGAGCCGTCTCGGCGCCAACGCCATCCTCGGCGTGTCGCTGGCCTGCGCCAAGGCCGCCGCCAACTCGCTCGACATGCCGCTCTATCGTTATGTCGGCGGCACCTCGGCCCGCGTGCTGCCGGTGCCGATGATGAACATCATCAATGGCGGCGTGCACGCCGACAATCCGATCGATTTTCAGGAGTTCATGATCCTGCCGGTCGGTGCCAAGAGCTTTGCCGAAGGCCTGCGCTGCGGCGCTGAAATCTTCCACACGCTGAAGTCCGAGCTGAAGAAGGCCGGCCACAACACCAATGTCGGCGACGAGGGCGGCTTTGCGCCGAACCTGCCGTCGGCGGACGCGGCGCTGGAGTTCGTCATGAACGCCATCAACAAGGCCGGCTACAAGGCGGGTGGTGATGTCATGATCGGGCTCGACTGCGCCTCGACCGAGTTCTTCAAGGACGGCAAATACGTCTACGAAGGCGAGGGCAAGACGCGCTCGATCTCGGAGCAGGCAAAGTATCTCGCCGACCTCGTCGCGCGCTATCCGATCGTCACCATCGAGGATGGCATGTCGGAAGACGACATGGATGGCTGGAAGGAGCTGACCGATCTCATCGGCAAGAAGTGCCAGCTCGTCGGCGACGATCTCTTCGTCACCAACGTCAAGCGCCTCTCCGAGGGCATCAAGGCCGGCCGTGCCAACTCGATCCTGATCAAGGTCAACCAGATCGGCACGCTGACCGAGACGCTCGCCGCCGTCGAGATGGCGCACAAGGCCGGCTACACCTCGGTCATGTCGCACCGGTCCGGCGAGACCGAGGATTCCACCATCGCCGATCTCGCGGTCGCCACCAATTGCGGGCAGATCAAGACCGGCTCCCTTGCACGCTCCGATCGCACCGCTAAATACAACCAGCTCCTGCGCATCGAGCAGCAGCTCGGCAAGCAGGCACTCTACGCCGGCAAGTCGGCGCTGAAGGCGCTGGCGTAA
- a CDS encoding lyase produces the protein MNRRQFLVSGAALLAVRPGFAQEGPFRTKYYPISAGIGLHDLTPAPDGTVWFTAQGKGMLGKLDPRDGSHRTVSLGQGAAPHGVTIGPDGAPWITEGGQNAIARVDPDDLKVSLFRLPEKFAAANLNTGVFDKAGTYWFTGQSGYYGRLEPKSGAMDVFKAPKGVGPYGITVTPKGDIWYASLAGSYIGKIDLATGNATVVQPPTPSQGARRVWSDSKGRIWVSEWNSGHVSVHDPADSSWKSWKLPGERPRTYAVFVDDKDKVWLTDFSANAIVRFDPGTENFTSFPSDRANANVRQLDGRPGELWGCESGNDRIVLIQTIASG, from the coding sequence ATGAATCGCCGCCAGTTTCTCGTCTCCGGCGCCGCCCTCCTCGCGGTTCGGCCAGGCTTTGCCCAGGAAGGCCCGTTCCGGACAAAATACTACCCGATCAGCGCCGGCATTGGCCTGCACGACCTCACCCCCGCCCCCGACGGCACGGTCTGGTTCACGGCCCAGGGCAAGGGCATGCTGGGCAAGCTCGATCCCAGGGACGGCTCGCATAGGACGGTCAGCCTTGGTCAGGGCGCAGCCCCCCACGGTGTGACCATCGGGCCGGACGGCGCGCCCTGGATCACCGAGGGCGGCCAGAACGCAATCGCGCGGGTCGACCCTGATGACCTCAAGGTCTCCCTGTTCCGCCTGCCCGAAAAATTCGCTGCCGCCAACCTCAATACCGGCGTATTCGACAAGGCCGGCACCTACTGGTTCACCGGCCAGTCCGGCTACTACGGCCGGCTCGAGCCAAAGTCCGGCGCGATGGACGTGTTCAAGGCGCCGAAGGGCGTCGGCCCTTATGGCATCACCGTGACGCCCAAGGGCGACATCTGGTACGCCTCGCTCGCCGGCAGCTACATCGGCAAGATCGATCTTGCGACCGGCAATGCCACCGTCGTTCAGCCGCCCACGCCGAGCCAGGGCGCGCGGCGGGTGTGGTCGGATTCCAAGGGCCGGATCTGGGTCAGCGAGTGGAATAGCGGACATGTGTCGGTGCACGATCCCGCCGACAGCTCCTGGAAAAGCTGGAAGCTACCGGGCGAACGTCCCCGCACCTACGCGGTCTTCGTCGACGACAAGGACAAGGTCTGGCTGACGGACTTCTCAGCCAATGCGATCGTGCGGTTCGACCCCGGGACGGAGAATTTCACGAGCTTCCCGAGCGACCGCGCCAATGCCAACGTCCGCCAGCTCGACGGCCGCCCCGGTGAGCTCTGGGGCTGCGAGTCCGGCAACGACCGGATCGTCCTGATCCAGACGATTGCCTCGGGTTGA
- the queF gene encoding preQ(1) synthase — MAKKSLQLGRAVEWPHTPEEAQLDRVPNPQKGTDYLVRFTVPEFTSLCPVTGQPDFAHLMIDYAPGQWLLESKSLKLYIASFRNHGAFHEDCTVMIGKRITTEIKPKWLRIGGYWYPRGGIPIDVFWQTGRVPKGLWVPEQGVAPYRGRG, encoded by the coding sequence ATGGCGAAAAAATCCCTCCAGCTCGGCCGCGCGGTGGAATGGCCGCATACGCCGGAAGAAGCCCAGCTCGACCGCGTGCCCAATCCGCAGAAGGGTACCGACTATCTGGTGCGTTTCACCGTGCCCGAATTCACCTCGCTCTGCCCGGTCACGGGCCAGCCGGATTTCGCGCATCTGATGATCGACTACGCACCCGGCCAGTGGCTGCTGGAGTCGAAGTCGCTGAAACTCTACATCGCGAGCTTTCGCAATCACGGCGCCTTCCACGAGGATTGCACCGTGATGATCGGCAAGCGCATCACTACCGAGATCAAGCCAAAGTGGTTGCGCATCGGTGGCTACTGGTATCCGCGCGGCGGCATCCCGATCGACGTGTTCTGGCAAACCGGCAGGGTGCCGAAGGGCCTCTGGGTGCCGGAGCAAGGCGTCGCGCCCTATCGCGGGCGGGGTTAA